Proteins from a single region of Sphingomonas morindae:
- the hrpB gene encoding ATP-dependent helicase HrpB, with the protein MTAGLPIAAVLPDLRATLRTMSRLVLIAPPGAGKTTAVAPALLDEPWCTGEILLLSPRRLAARAAAERMAELAGEPVGRTFGYATRLDSKRSAATRVTVLTEGIFRNRIQADPELAGVSAVLFDEVHERSLDSDFGLALALDAQAALIPDLRILAMSATLDGGRFAALLGAGTPVVESAGRSHPLTIHHIGRDSEMRIEAAVAAACRRALGEAEGGVLAFLPGVAEIERTAERLAPLPPDVVVHRLHGSLDPAEQRAAIAPAPAGRRKLVLATSIAETSLTLDGIRLVVDSGLARRPRYDRAAGVTRLSTERVSQATATQRAGRAARQGPGTVYRLWEAAAQAGLPPFDPPEILEADLSGLLLDCALWGVGDPATLRWLDPPPAAALAEARARLTALGALDGDGRPTAHGRRIAALPLPPRLGHMLAAAAGLGLGAVAAEVAVLLGERGLGGDSADLALRLERWRGERGRRAEAARGLARRWARLVDAAPAPGADLADAVARCVALAYPDRLARRRDGDGVHWASAGGRGFRLDPLSPLARAEWLAIAETQGSAAGARILSAAAIDRGAIESLYADRIVEARSVRFDRATGGVIATRERRLGALRLGGGADDRPDKAAIAGALLEGVRSEGVARLPWPEAAQRLRLRAGFARQAGLDAAALPDLSDEGLAARLDAWLPPLLEGRRRLDQIDPGALTDAIDALLGWDGRRLLDRLAPDRLVTPAGASAAIDYAAEGGPTVECRPQALFGLSVHPSIAEGRVPLILSLTSPAGRPIQTTRDLPGFWAGSWAAVAKEMRGRYPRHPWPEDPAAADPTLRTKKADARGRSRG; encoded by the coding sequence ATGACGGCCGGGCTGCCGATCGCGGCGGTGCTGCCGGATCTGCGCGCGACGCTGCGAACCATGTCGCGGCTGGTGCTGATCGCGCCGCCCGGCGCGGGCAAGACCACCGCCGTCGCCCCCGCGCTGCTCGACGAGCCTTGGTGCACGGGCGAGATCCTGCTGCTCTCGCCCCGCCGCCTCGCCGCCCGCGCCGCCGCCGAGCGCATGGCCGAGCTGGCGGGCGAGCCGGTGGGCCGCACCTTCGGCTATGCCACGCGGCTGGATAGCAAGCGATCCGCCGCGACCCGCGTGACGGTGCTGACCGAAGGCATTTTCCGCAACCGTATCCAGGCCGATCCCGAGCTGGCGGGGGTTTCGGCCGTGCTGTTCGACGAGGTGCATGAGCGCAGCCTCGACAGCGATTTCGGCCTGGCGCTGGCGCTCGATGCCCAGGCCGCGCTGATCCCCGATCTGCGCATCCTCGCCATGTCCGCGACGCTCGACGGCGGCCGCTTCGCCGCGCTGCTCGGCGCCGGAACGCCCGTGGTGGAAAGCGCGGGGCGCAGCCATCCGCTGACGATCCACCATATCGGCCGCGACTCGGAGATGCGGATCGAGGCGGCGGTGGCGGCGGCCTGTCGCCGCGCGCTCGGCGAGGCCGAGGGGGGCGTGCTCGCCTTCCTGCCCGGCGTTGCGGAGATCGAGCGCACCGCCGAGCGGCTGGCGCCGCTGCCGCCCGATGTGGTGGTGCACCGGCTGCACGGCAGCCTCGATCCCGCCGAGCAGCGCGCCGCCATCGCCCCTGCCCCGGCGGGCCGGCGCAAGCTCGTGCTCGCCACCAGCATCGCCGAGACGAGCCTCACCCTCGATGGCATCCGCCTCGTGGTCGATTCGGGGCTCGCGCGGCGCCCCCGCTATGATCGCGCCGCCGGCGTGACGCGCCTCTCCACCGAGCGGGTGAGCCAGGCCACCGCCACCCAGCGCGCCGGCCGTGCCGCGCGCCAGGGGCCGGGCACCGTCTACCGGCTGTGGGAAGCGGCGGCGCAGGCGGGGCTGCCGCCCTTTGATCCGCCCGAGATACTCGAGGCCGATCTGTCCGGCCTGCTGCTGGACTGCGCGCTCTGGGGGGTGGGCGATCCCGCCACGCTGCGCTGGCTCGATCCGCCGCCCGCCGCCGCGCTGGCCGAGGCGCGGGCGCGGCTGACGGCGCTCGGCGCGCTCGACGGCGATGGCCGGCCGACCGCGCATGGCCGCCGCATCGCCGCGCTGCCGCTGCCGCCGCGACTCGGGCACATGCTTGCCGCCGCCGCCGGCCTTGGGCTCGGAGCGGTGGCGGCGGAGGTCGCGGTGCTGCTCGGCGAGCGCGGGCTGGGCGGCGATTCGGCGGATCTCGCGCTGCGGCTGGAGCGGTGGCGCGGCGAACGCGGCCGCCGCGCGGAGGCGGCGCGCGGCCTGGCGCGGCGCTGGGCGCGGCTGGTCGACGCCGCGCCGGCTCCGGGAGCCGATCTTGCGGACGCGGTGGCCCGCTGCGTGGCGCTCGCCTATCCCGATCGGCTGGCGCGACGCCGGGATGGCGATGGCGTGCACTGGGCCTCGGCGGGCGGTCGCGGCTTCCGGCTCGATCCGCTCAGCCCGCTCGCCCGCGCCGAATGGCTGGCGATCGCCGAGACCCAGGGCAGCGCGGCGGGCGCGCGCATCCTCTCGGCCGCCGCGATCGATCGCGGCGCGATCGAGAGCCTGTACGCCGATCGCATCGTCGAGGCGCGGAGCGTGCGGTTCGACCGCGCCACCGGCGGGGTGATCGCCACGCGCGAGCGGCGGCTCGGCGCGCTGCGGCTTGGCGGCGGCGCGGACGATCGGCCCGACAAGGCGGCCATCGCGGGGGCGCTGCTCGAGGGCGTGCGGAGCGAGGGCGTGGCGCGGCTGCCCTGGCCGGAGGCGGCGCAGAGGCTGCGGCTGCGCGCCGGCTTCGCGCGCCAGGCGGGGCTGGACGCGGCGGCGCTCCCCGATCTCTCCGACGAGGGGCTCGCCGCGCGGCTCGACGCATGGCTGCCGCCGCTGCTGGAGGGCCGCCGCCGGCTCGACCAGATCGATCCGGGCGCGCTCACCGACGCGATCGACGCGCTGCTCGGCTGGGATGGCCGGCGGCTGCTCGATCGGCTCGCGCCCGACCGGCTGGTGACGCCCGCGGGCGCGAGCGCCGCGATCGACTATGCGGCGGAGGGCGGCCCGACCGTGGAATGCCGCCCGCAGGCGCTGTTCGGCCTGTCGGTCCATCCCAGCATCGCCGAGGGTCGGGTGCCGCTGATCCTGTCGCTCACCTCGCCGGCGGGTCGTCCGATCCAGACGACGCGCGATCTGCCGGGCTTCTGGGCGGGCAGCTGGGCGGCGGTGGCGAAAGAGATGCGCGGCCGCTATCCGCGCCATCCCTGGCCCGAGGATCCGGCCGCCGCCGATCCCACGCTACGCACCAAGAAGGCGGATGCGCGGGGCCGATCGCGCGGCTGA
- a CDS encoding DUF2794 domain-containing protein, with protein sequence MSAVVTPFPGAPRPGQIGFERAELMHILDLYGRMVAAGLWKDYAIDMGRETAVFSAFRRTAERPEFRIEKRPALRQRQGMWALVAEHGAVVKRGHDLRSVLAPVERRLLKTIDD encoded by the coding sequence GTGAGCGCGGTCGTCACGCCGTTTCCCGGCGCGCCCCGGCCCGGCCAGATCGGTTTCGAGCGCGCCGAACTGATGCACATCCTCGATCTCTACGGACGCATGGTCGCGGCTGGGCTGTGGAAGGATTATGCCATCGATATGGGGCGCGAGACGGCCGTCTTCTCGGCCTTTCGCCGCACCGCCGAACGGCCCGAATTCCGTATCGAGAAGCGCCCCGCGCTGCGCCAGCGCCAGGGCATGTGGGCGCTGGTGGCGGAACATGGCGCGGTGGTGAAGCGCGGGCACGATCTCCGCTCGGTGCTCGCGCCCGTCGAGCGGCGGCTGCTCAAGACGATCGACGACTAG
- a CDS encoding NUDIX hydrolase: MSDPDLTAPPAIQWQGRFLVAMTRGKWEYVGRTRGIHAAVLLAVEDGHVLLVEQFRAPLQRPVLELPAGLVGDGAEDEAVLAAAARELEEETGYRPARVEALGEFASSSGMSSEIFTLVRCSDLTKVGEGGGIDDEAITVHRVPLAEVPAFVAARRAAGVAVDAKMLTLLGTGLLAG, encoded by the coding sequence ATGAGCGATCCCGATCTCACCGCCCCGCCCGCGATCCAGTGGCAGGGGCGCTTCCTCGTCGCCATGACGCGCGGCAAATGGGAATATGTCGGCCGCACGCGCGGCATCCACGCCGCCGTGCTGCTGGCGGTGGAAGACGGTCATGTGCTGCTGGTGGAGCAGTTCCGCGCGCCGCTGCAGCGCCCGGTGCTGGAATTGCCGGCGGGTCTGGTGGGCGACGGCGCCGAGGATGAGGCGGTGCTCGCCGCCGCCGCGCGCGAGCTGGAGGAGGAAACCGGCTATCGCCCCGCGCGCGTGGAGGCGCTGGGCGAGTTCGCCTCCTCCTCGGGCATGTCCTCGGAAATCTTCACCCTGGTCCGCTGCTCGGACCTCACCAAGGTGGGCGAGGGCGGCGGCATCGACGATGAGGCCATCACCGTGCATCGCGTGCCGCTGGCCGAGGTGCCGGCCTTCGTCGCCGCGCGCCGCGCCGCGGGCGTGGCGGTGGATGCCAAGATGCTCACGCTGCTCGGCACCGGGCTGCTGGCGGGCTGA
- the pgsA gene encoding CDP-diacylglycerol--glycerol-3-phosphate 3-phosphatidyltransferase, with protein MLSLPNLLTLSRIFAVPILVGLLWHPGWLGYLLAFLLYCIAGITDYFDGYLARAQGAVSRLGIFLDPIADKIMVAAVIVMLISTEQAIGGHPVVAGWHVIAALVILLREIAVSGLREFLAGVAVSVPVSRLAKWKTTFQMIALGALILAGALPRQPWIHDLGLASLWGAAALTIVTGWDYLRIGLRHMD; from the coding sequence ATGCTGAGCCTCCCCAATCTCCTCACCTTGTCCCGCATCTTCGCGGTGCCGATCCTGGTGGGGCTGCTCTGGCATCCGGGCTGGCTGGGCTATCTGCTCGCCTTCCTGCTCTACTGCATCGCCGGCATCACCGACTATTTCGATGGCTATCTGGCGCGCGCGCAGGGCGCCGTCTCGCGTCTCGGCATCTTCCTCGATCCCATCGCCGACAAGATCATGGTGGCGGCGGTGATCGTGATGCTGATCTCGACCGAGCAGGCGATCGGCGGCCATCCGGTGGTGGCGGGCTGGCATGTCATCGCGGCTTTGGTCATCCTGCTGCGCGAGATCGCCGTATCCGGCCTGCGCGAATTCCTGGCGGGGGTGGCGGTGTCGGTGCCGGTGTCGCGACTCGCCAAATGGAAGACGACCTTCCAAATGATCGCGCTCGGTGCGCTGATCCTGGCGGGCGCGCTGCCGCGCCAGCCCTGGATCCACGATCTCGGCCTCGCCTCGCTCTGGGGCGCGGCCGCGCTGACCATCGTCACCGGCTGGGATTATCTCCGCATCGGCTTGAGGCATATGGATTGA
- a CDS encoding ETC complex I subunit, which translates to MAARIYQRIKSTMQSGKRRVGQWTLEFEPSEAKHADPLMGWSGSGDMDQQVRLGFDSLEAARRYAERYGIAYSVLPDHARKPQLQAYADNFSVGPIVPAGD; encoded by the coding sequence ATGGCCGCGCGCATCTATCAGCGGATCAAGAGCACCATGCAGTCGGGCAAGCGCCGCGTCGGCCAATGGACGCTCGAGTTCGAGCCGTCCGAGGCCAAACATGCCGATCCGCTGATGGGCTGGTCGGGATCGGGCGATATGGATCAGCAGGTCCGGCTCGGCTTCGACAGCCTGGAGGCGGCGCGCCGCTATGCCGAACGCTATGGCATCGCCTATAGCGTGCTGCCCGATCATGCGCGCAAGCCGCAGCTCCAGGCCTATGCCGACAATTTCTCGGTCGGCCCGATCGTCCCCGCCGGCGATTGA
- a CDS encoding TPM domain-containing protein, with product MLSIEDRIRVAEAVTAAERASDGEIVTILAPESDSYHDVVLHWTLLLMLLGLALIAAFPQPLIRAVEPVAAGWGPLGPGALVATLIVVEGLLFLCGRYLFCRPAWKRALTPSATKTRRVRRRALLLFRVAAENRTRARTGVLLYLSLAERRAEIVADRAIASRVAPETWGAAMAALIAAVRDGRPADGMVAAVERIGTVLAEHFPRSPDDINELPDRLILL from the coding sequence ATGCTGAGCATCGAGGACCGCATCCGCGTCGCCGAGGCGGTGACCGCCGCCGAGCGCGCCAGCGACGGCGAGATCGTCACCATCCTCGCCCCCGAATCGGACAGCTACCACGATGTGGTGCTGCACTGGACGCTGCTGCTGATGCTGCTGGGCCTGGCGCTGATCGCGGCCTTCCCGCAGCCGCTGATCCGCGCCGTGGAGCCGGTGGCGGCGGGCTGGGGGCCGCTCGGCCCCGGCGCGCTGGTGGCCACGCTGATCGTGGTCGAAGGGCTGCTCTTCCTGTGCGGCCGCTATCTCTTCTGCCGCCCCGCCTGGAAGCGGGCGCTCACCCCGAGCGCCACCAAGACGCGCCGGGTGCGGCGGCGGGCGCTGCTGCTGTTCCGCGTCGCCGCCGAGAACCGCACGCGCGCGCGCACCGGCGTGCTGCTCTATTTGTCGCTGGCCGAGCGGCGGGCGGAGATCGTGGCCGATCGCGCCATCGCCAGCCGCGTCGCGCCCGAAACCTGGGGCGCGGCGATGGCGGCGCTGATCGCGGCGGTGCGGGATGGCAGGCCGGCCGATGGCATGGTAGCGGCGGTGGAGCGGATCGGCACCGTGCTCGCCGAGCATTTTCCGCGCTCGCCCGACGATATCAACGAGCTACCCGACAGGCTGATTCTGCTATGA
- a CDS encoding chorismate mutase: MDEQLRSYRQSIDNIDAALVSMLAERFKITQAVGRYKAEAGLPPADPGREAAQIERLRGLAEAANLDPAFAEKFLRFIIDEVIRHHERVREPSA, encoded by the coding sequence ATGGACGAGCAATTGCGCAGCTATCGCCAGAGCATCGACAATATCGATGCCGCGCTGGTGTCGATGCTGGCGGAGCGGTTCAAGATCACCCAGGCGGTGGGGCGCTACAAGGCCGAGGCCGGCTTGCCTCCGGCCGATCCCGGCCGCGAGGCGGCGCAGATCGAGCGGCTGCGCGGGCTGGCCGAGGCCGCCAATCTCGATCCCGCCTTCGCCGAGAAATTTCTGCGCTTCATCATCGATGAGGTGATCCGCCACCATGAACGGGTGCGCGAACCGTCCGCCTGA
- a CDS encoding polyprenyl synthetase family protein: MTATVHPLPGQNRPDPSLDPLVALVAADMNLVNRVILDRMKSEVPLIPELAGHLIAGGGKRMRPMLTLASAALLGYQGTRHHKLAATVEFIHTATLLHDDVVDGSGMRRGRRTANVIWGNPATVLVGDFLFSRSFELMVEDGSLRVLRILSNASAVISEGEVAQLTAQRRIETDEQRYLHIIDAKTAALFAAACRIAAVVAERDEADELALDAYGRNLGIAFQLVDDAIDYASDQAVMGKDAGDDFRDGKVTLPVILAYARGDESDRRFWKDAMEGHRTSDADLDHARKLLERTGAVQDTVARARHYGRRAVDALGRFPDGRAKAALVEAVAFAVARAY, translated from the coding sequence ATGACCGCAACCGTTCATCCCCTGCCCGGGCAGAACCGGCCCGATCCCTCGCTCGATCCGCTGGTGGCGCTGGTCGCGGCCGACATGAACCTCGTCAACCGCGTGATTCTCGACCGGATGAAGAGCGAGGTGCCGCTCATTCCCGAGCTTGCCGGCCATCTCATCGCCGGCGGCGGCAAGCGGATGCGCCCGATGCTGACGCTCGCCTCGGCGGCGCTGCTCGGCTACCAGGGCACGCGCCACCACAAGCTGGCCGCGACGGTGGAGTTCATCCACACCGCCACGCTGCTGCATGACGATGTGGTGGACGGATCCGGCATGCGCCGCGGCCGCCGCACCGCCAACGTCATCTGGGGCAATCCGGCGACGGTGCTGGTGGGCGATTTTCTGTTCAGCCGCTCGTTCGAGCTGATGGTGGAGGATGGCTCGCTGCGCGTTCTGCGCATCCTCTCCAACGCCTCGGCCGTGATCTCGGAGGGCGAGGTGGCCCAGCTCACCGCCCAGCGCCGGATCGAGACCGACGAGCAGCGCTATCTCCATATCATCGATGCCAAGACGGCGGCGCTCTTCGCCGCCGCCTGCCGGATCGCGGCGGTGGTGGCGGAGCGCGACGAGGCGGACGAGCTGGCGCTCGATGCCTATGGCCGCAATCTCGGCATCGCCTTCCAGCTCGTCGACGATGCGATCGACTATGCCTCGGACCAGGCGGTGATGGGCAAGGATGCCGGCGACGATTTCCGCGACGGCAAGGTGACGCTGCCGGTGATCCTCGCCTATGCGCGCGGCGACGAAAGCGATCGCCGCTTCTGGAAGGATGCGATGGAAGGGCATCGCACCAGCGACGCCGATCTCGATCATGCCCGCAAACTGCTGGAACGGACCGGCGCGGTGCAGGATACGGTGGCCCGCGCGCGCCATTATGGGCGCCGCGCGGTGGATGCGCTGGGCCGCTTCCCCGATGGCCGCGCCAAGGCGGCGCTGGTCGAGGCGGTCGCCTTCGCGGTCGCGCGCGCCTATTGA
- a CDS encoding molybdenum cofactor biosynthesis protein MoaE, giving the protein MSLRVAAQEADFDVGAELARLESLGGGGVASFTGVVRGGDGLAALYLETHPAMAVRQLEAIGAEAMARWSLLGATLLHRHGRLAPGARIVLVATAARHRAAALEACAFLIDWAKTRAPFWKQEIGADGGTRWIEARAEDDSAAARWLRR; this is encoded by the coding sequence ATGAGCCTGCGCGTGGCCGCGCAGGAGGCGGATTTCGATGTCGGCGCCGAACTCGCCCGGCTCGAGTCGCTGGGCGGCGGCGGCGTCGCCAGCTTCACCGGCGTGGTGCGCGGGGGCGATGGGCTGGCCGCGCTCTATCTCGAAACCCACCCCGCCATGGCCGTGCGCCAGCTCGAGGCGATCGGCGCGGAGGCCATGGCGCGCTGGTCGCTGCTGGGCGCCACGCTGCTGCACCGCCATGGCAGGCTCGCGCCCGGCGCGCGGATCGTGCTGGTCGCCACCGCCGCGCGCCACCGCGCCGCCGCGCTCGAAGCCTGCGCCTTTCTGATCGACTGGGCGAAGACGCGCGCGCCCTTCTGGAAGCAGGAGATCGGCGCCGACGGCGGCACGCGCTGGATCGAGGCCCGCGCCGAGGATGACAGCGCCGCCGCCCGCTGGCTGCGGCGCTGA
- a CDS encoding MFS transporter, giving the protein MQLSLTLLLRRRFLPLFVTQALGAFNDHLFKTAMVMLVTYRVFSDEHREAAFNALANGLYILPFFLFSALAGQLADCRDKAMVIRWVKSIEIAIMLVGAAGLLFHSVTLLLFALFAMGMHSTFFGPIKYALLPQHLRPDEVLGGTGLIEAGTYTAVLIGILVGGIIPPAAAAALVLAIALIGRLTSRHVPAAPPVVEGRPLDFHIVRASIRLVSETLHVPRLLLAVLAISVFWMQAAILGTLFVPLVKNVLEADQSVATLFLAVFSIGVAIGSLAINRLLGGAVSARYAPAAALVMGLFLLDLHQVAAGWHAPDDMTGVSAFLAMPKAPHMLIDLLGVAIFGGMFVVPLYAFLTTTVDKLHTARTVAANNIVNSGAMVIGACLFAGLLRLGVPVADTLLVVAAGSLAAALLAWRLHRACAAALSSA; this is encoded by the coding sequence ATGCAGCTTTCATTGACGCTCCTCCTGCGACGACGCTTTCTGCCGTTGTTCGTGACGCAGGCCCTCGGGGCATTCAACGATCACCTTTTCAAGACCGCGATGGTGATGCTCGTCACCTATCGCGTCTTTTCCGACGAGCATCGCGAGGCCGCCTTCAACGCGCTGGCCAACGGCCTCTACATCCTCCCCTTCTTCCTCTTCTCCGCGCTGGCCGGCCAGCTCGCCGATTGCCGCGACAAGGCGATGGTGATTCGCTGGGTCAAATCGATCGAGATCGCGATCATGCTGGTCGGCGCGGCCGGGCTGCTCTTCCATTCGGTGACGCTGCTGCTCTTCGCGCTGTTCGCCATGGGCATGCACTCCACCTTTTTCGGCCCGATCAAATATGCGCTGCTGCCCCAGCATCTCCGGCCAGACGAGGTGCTGGGCGGGACCGGGCTGATCGAGGCGGGCACCTATACGGCGGTGCTGATCGGCATTCTCGTCGGCGGCATCATCCCGCCGGCCGCCGCCGCCGCGCTGGTGCTGGCGATCGCGCTGATCGGCCGCCTGACCAGCCGCCATGTGCCCGCCGCGCCGCCGGTGGTGGAAGGCCGCCCGCTGGATTTCCACATCGTCCGCGCCTCGATCCGGCTGGTCTCGGAAACGCTGCACGTGCCGCGCCTGCTGCTCGCGGTGCTGGCGATCAGCGTCTTCTGGATGCAGGCGGCGATCCTCGGCACGCTGTTCGTGCCGCTGGTCAAGAATGTGCTCGAGGCGGATCAGTCGGTCGCCACGCTGTTCCTCGCCGTCTTCTCGATCGGCGTGGCGATCGGCTCGCTCGCGATCAACCGGCTGCTCGGCGGCGCCGTCTCGGCGCGCTACGCGCCGGCGGCGGCGCTCGTGATGGGGCTGTTCCTGCTCGATCTCCACCAGGTCGCCGCGGGCTGGCACGCGCCCGACGACATGACCGGGGTCTCGGCCTTCCTCGCCATGCCCAAGGCGCCGCACATGCTGATCGATCTGCTCGGCGTCGCGATCTTCGGGGGCATGTTCGTGGTGCCGCTCTACGCCTTTCTCACCACCACGGTGGACAAGCTCCACACCGCGCGCACCGTGGCCGCCAACAATATCGTCAATTCGGGCGCCATGGTGATCGGCGCCTGCCTGTTCGCGGGGCTGTTGCGGCTGGGCGTGCCGGTGGCGGATACGCTGCTGGTGGTGGCGGCGGGCAGCCTTGCCGCCGCGCTGCTCGCCTGGCGCCTGCACCGCGCCTGCGCGGCCGCGCTCAGCTCAGCATGA
- a CDS encoding hydrogen peroxide-inducible genes activator, with protein sequence MSIYLPTLKQLQYLVALHEHGHFGNAAEACFVTQSTLSAGLRELESLLGLTLVERTRRVVRFTPVGERIALQARRVLAEAETLTDLARAAGKPLSGELRMGVIPTIAPFLLPQLLPRLRNEWPDLKLYLREEVTGQACDSLARGRLDCVLLALPYRCGDVETADLFEDRLHVALAEGEKAAAAPMIAPADIDEHRLLLLEDGHCLKDHALAACNRPELASEAAMLGTSLHTLVQMVDNGLGMTLLPEMAIRAGILNGTSVTTRPLAADHPSRRIALAWRKGSPRAKEFQLLAAALKSAATGAA encoded by the coding sequence ATGAGCATCTATCTGCCCACGCTGAAGCAGCTCCAATATCTGGTGGCGCTGCATGAGCATGGCCATTTCGGCAACGCCGCCGAAGCCTGTTTCGTCACCCAGTCGACGCTCTCGGCGGGGCTGCGCGAGCTGGAATCGCTGCTCGGCCTGACCCTGGTGGAGCGGACCCGGCGCGTGGTGCGCTTCACCCCGGTCGGCGAACGCATCGCGCTCCAGGCGCGGCGCGTGCTGGCCGAGGCGGAGACGCTCACCGATCTCGCGCGGGCGGCGGGCAAGCCGCTTTCCGGCGAGCTGCGCATGGGCGTGATCCCCACCATTGCGCCCTTCCTGCTGCCCCAGCTGCTGCCGCGCCTGCGGAACGAATGGCCCGATCTCAAGCTCTATCTGCGCGAGGAGGTGACGGGCCAGGCTTGCGATTCGCTGGCGCGCGGTCGGCTGGATTGCGTGCTGCTGGCGCTGCCCTATCGCTGCGGCGACGTGGAGACCGCCGATCTGTTCGAGGATCGGCTGCACGTGGCGCTGGCGGAGGGCGAAAAGGCGGCCGCCGCGCCGATGATCGCCCCCGCCGATATCGACGAGCATCGCCTGCTGCTGCTCGAGGATGGCCATTGCCTGAAGGACCATGCGCTCGCCGCGTGCAACCGGCCGGAGCTGGCGAGCGAGGCGGCGATGCTCGGCACCTCGCTCCACACGCTGGTGCAGATGGTGGACAATGGGCTGGGCATGACGCTGCTGCCGGAAATGGCGATCCGCGCCGGCATCCTCAACGGCACCAGCGTCACCACCCGGCCGCTCGCCGCCGATCACCCCTCGCGGCGGATCGCGCTCGCCTGGCGCAAGGGCTCGCCGCGCGCCAAGGAATTTCAGCTGCTCGCGGCGGCGCTGAAAAGCGCGGCGACCGGCGCCGCCTGA
- a CDS encoding DUF2945 domain-containing protein, which translates to MADIKTGDHVTWNSHGGQAEGTVKKKLTKDAKVSGHQVRASSDDPQFVVETDKGKQAAHKPSALHKG; encoded by the coding sequence ATGGCGGACATCAAGACCGGCGATCATGTGACGTGGAACAGCCATGGCGGCCAGGCCGAGGGCACGGTGAAGAAAAAGCTCACCAAGGACGCCAAGGTCTCCGGCCATCAGGTCCGCGCCTCCTCCGACGATCCGCAATTCGTGGTCGAGACGGACAAGGGCAAGCAGGCGGCGCACAAGCCGAGCGCGCTGCACAAGGGCTGA
- the moaD gene encoding molybdopterin converting factor subunit 1, with amino-acid sequence MTLTILYFAWVREKIGRDGEALDVPAGIMDVAGVVGWLASRGGGYAEALGDLARLRYALDQAFVGPDAPLDGARELAIFPPVTGG; translated from the coding sequence ATGACCCTGACCATCCTCTATTTCGCCTGGGTGCGCGAGAAGATCGGCCGCGACGGCGAGGCGCTGGACGTGCCCGCCGGCATCATGGACGTGGCCGGCGTGGTGGGCTGGCTCGCCTCGCGCGGGGGCGGCTATGCCGAGGCGCTGGGCGATCTCGCGCGGCTGCGCTACGCGCTGGACCAGGCCTTCGTCGGCCCCGACGCGCCGCTCGACGGCGCGCGCGAACTTGCCATCTTCCCGCCGGTGACGGGCGGATGA
- the epsC gene encoding serine O-acetyltransferase EpsC: protein MGRRLIAYLDSIKARDPAPRSRWEILLYPGVWALFWHRIAHALFRADFFFLARAVNHLSRFLTAIDIHPGATIGRNFFIDHGFTVIGETALIGDNVTIYQNVTLGGTNPVNGEAGKRHPTILEGAVIGSGAQVLGPITVGEGARVGANAVVTRDVPAGATMVGIPARQTLVDAVEYQRFTPYGTPCGERADPAGQRLDAMRCEIEALRKQIDALIRERDDQGRERA from the coding sequence ATGGGTCGCCGTCTGATCGCCTATCTCGATTCGATCAAGGCGCGTGACCCCGCGCCCCGCTCGCGCTGGGAGATCCTCCTCTATCCCGGCGTGTGGGCGCTGTTCTGGCATCGCATCGCGCATGCCCTGTTCCGCGCGGACTTTTTCTTCCTCGCGCGCGCGGTCAATCACCTGTCGCGCTTCCTCACCGCGATCGACATCCATCCGGGCGCGACGATCGGGCGCAATTTCTTCATCGATCATGGCTTCACCGTGATCGGCGAGACCGCGCTGATCGGCGACAACGTCACCATCTACCAGAATGTCACGCTCGGCGGCACCAATCCGGTCAATGGCGAGGCCGGCAAGCGCCACCCCACGATCCTCGAGGGCGCGGTGATCGGATCGGGCGCGCAGGTGCTCGGGCCGATCACGGTGGGCGAGGGCGCGCGCGTCGGCGCCAATGCGGTCGTCACGCGCGATGTCCCCGCCGGCGCGACGATGGTGGGCATTCCGGCGCGGCAGACGCTGGTCGATGCGGTCGAATATCAGCGCTTCACCCCCTATGGCACGCCGTGCGGCGAACGCGCTGATCCGGCCGGCCAGCGGCTGGATGCGATGCGCTGCGAGATCGAGGCGCTGCGCAAGCAGATCGACGCGCTGATCCGCGAACGCGACGATCAGGGCCGCGAGCGGGCGTGA